The Dasypus novemcinctus isolate mDasNov1 chromosome 12, mDasNov1.1.hap2, whole genome shotgun sequence genome includes a window with the following:
- the TCF20 gene encoding transcription factor 20 isoform X3, protein MQSFREQSSYHGNQQSYPQEVHSSSRIEEFSPRQAQMFQSFGSGGGSGGGSSSSGGGGGRRGAAAAAAAMANETSGHQGYQGFRKEAGDFYYMAGNKDPVTTGTPQPPQRRPSGPVQSYGPPQGSSFSNQYGSEGHVGQFQAQHSALGGVSHYQQDYTGPFSPGSAQYQQQASSQQQQQQQVQQLRQQLYQSHQPLPQATGQPASGSSHLQPMQRPSTLPSSASGYQLRVGQFGQHYQSSASSSSSSSFPSPQRFSQSGQSYEGSYSVNASSQFEGHNVGSNAQAYGTQSNYSYQPQSMKNFEQAKIPQGTTQQGQQQGQQQGQQHPPQHVMQYTNAAATKLPLQSQVGQYTQPEVPVRSPMQFHQNFSPISNPSPAASVVQSPSCSSTPSPLMQSGENLQCGQGSVPMGSRNRILQLMPQLSPTPSMMPSPNSHTAGFKGFGLESVPEKRLTDPGLSSLSALSTQVANLPNTVQHMLLSDALTPQKKTSKRPSSTSKKADSCTNSEGSSQPEEQLKSPMAESLDGGCSSSSEDQGERVRQLSGQSTSSDTTYKGGASEKTGSSPAQGAQNEPPRLSSSPAAREEAASPGAKDTPLSSEGNTKVNEKTVGVIVSREAMAGRVEKTGGQEKGSQEDDPAATQRPPSTGGTKETSHTSLPQPEPPGGGSKGNKNGDNNSNHNGEGNGQSGHSAMGPGFTGRTEPSKSPGSLRYSYKDSFGPAMPRNVGFPQYPTGQEKGDFTGHGERKGRNEKFPSLLQEVLQGYHHHPDRRYSRSAQEHQGMASGLEGATRPNVLVSQTNELASRGLLNKNIGSLLENPHWGPWERKSSSTAPEMKQINLADYPIPRKFEIEPQSSAHEPGGSLSERRSVICDISPLRQIVRDPGAHSLGHMGADTRIGRNERLNPSLSQSVILPGGLVSMETKLKSQSGQIKEEDFEQSKSQASFNNKKSGDHCHPTSIKHESYRGNASPGSAAHDSMSDYGPQQDSRPTPMRRVPGRVGGREGMRGRSPSQYHDFSEKLKMSPGRSRGPGSDPHHMNPHMTFSERVNRSSLHTPFSPNSESLASVYHTNTRAHAYGDPNTGLNSQLHYKRQMYQQQQEEYKDWSSSSAQGVIAAAQHRQEGPRKSPRQQQFLDRVRSPLKNDKDGMMYGPPVGTYHDPSSQEAGRCLMSSDGLSNKGIELKHGSQKLQESCWDLSRQTSPAKSSGPSGMSNQKRYGPPHETDGHGLAESTQSSKPSNVMLRLPGQEDHSPQNPLIMRRRVRSFISPIPSKRQSQDVKNSNTEDKGRLFPPSKEGTEKSFNSYAHLSHSQDIKSLPKRDSSKDLPSPDNRNCPAVTLTSPAKTKILPPRKGRGLKLEAIVQKITSPNIRRSASSNSAEAGGDTVTLDDILSLKSGPPEGGSVAVQEAEIEKRKGEMVSDLVSPTNQELNIEKSLPKSSEEWRCSGDDKVKTEAHPEAVAAGKEPPGTMTSATSQKPSSNQGRPDGSLGGTAPFIFPDSKNVSPGSILAPEANPKAEEKENDTVTISPKQEGFPPKGYFPSGKKKGRPIGSVNKQKKQQQPPPPPPPPPPQPSQIPEGSADGEPKPKKQRQRRERRKPGGQPRKRKTKQAVPIVEPQEPEIKLKYATQPLDKTDAKNKSFFPYIHVVNKCELGAVCTIINAEEEEQTKLVRGRKGQRSLTPPPSSTESKALPASSFMLQGPVVTESSVMGHLVCCLCGKWASYRNMGDLFGPFYPQDYAATLPKNPPPKRAMEMQSKVKVRHKSASNGSKTDTEEEEEQQQQQKEQRSLAAHPRFKRRHRSEDCGGGPRSLSRGLPCKKATTEGSSEKTSLDSKPTVPTTSEGGPELELQIPELPLDSNEFWVHEGCILWANGIYLVCGRLYGLQEALEIAREMKCSHCQEAGATLGCYNKGCSFRYHYPCAIDADCLLHEENFSVRCPKHKVRLWR, encoded by the coding sequence ATGCAGTCCTTTAGGGAGCAAAGCAGTTACCACGGGAACCAGCAGAGCTACCCACAGGAGGTACACAGCTCATCCCGGATTGAAGAGTTCAGCCCTCGTCAGGCCCAGATGTTCCAGAGCTTCGGGAGTGGAGGTGGCAGTGGTGGCGGCAGTAgcagcagtggtggtggtggcggaCGGCGAggagcagcagctgctgctgcagcaATGGCTAATGAGACCTCTGGCCATCAAGGCTACCAGGGTTTCAGGAAAGAAGCTGGAGATTTTTACTATATGGCAGGCAACAAAGACCCAGTGACAACAGGAACCCCGCAGCCCCCTCAGCGAAGGCCTTCTGGGCCTGTGCAAAGCTATGGACCCCCCCAGGGGAGCAGCTTTAGCAATCAGTATGGGAGTGAGGGTCATGTGGGCCAATTTCAAGCACAGCACTCTGCCCTTGGTGGTGTGTCTCATTATCAGCAGGATTACACAGGGCCTTTCTCCCCAGGGAGTGCTCAGTACCAACAGCAGGCTTccagccagcagcagcagcagcagcaagtaCAGCAGTTAAGACAACAGCTTTACCAGTCCCATCAACCTCTACCACAAGCCACTGGTCAGCCAGCGTCTGGCTCATCCCACCTACAGCCAATGCAGCGGCCCTCTACTCTGCCATCCTCTGCTTCCGGTTACCAGTTGAGAGTGGGTCAGTTTGGCCAACACTACCAgtcttctgcctcctcctcctcctcgtcctcctTCCCTTCACCACAGCGTTTCAGCCAGTCTGGACAGAGCTATGAAGGCAGTTACAGTGTGAATGCCAGTTCCCAGTTTGAAGGCCATAATGTGGGTTCTAATGCACAGGCTTATGGAACACAATCAAATTATAGCTATCAGCCTCAATCTATGAAGAATTTTGAGCAGGCAAAGATTCCACAGGGGACGACCCAGCAGGGGcagcagcaggggcagcagcaggggcagcagcATCCCCCTCAGCATGTGATGCAGTATACCAATGCTGCTGCCACCAAGCTGCCTCTCCAAAGCCAGGTGGGACAGTACACCCAGCCTGAGGTTCCTGTGAGGTCCCCCATGCAGTTTCACCAGAACTTCAGTCCTATTTCTAACCCTTCTCCAGCTGCATCTGTGGTTCAGTCTCCAAGCTGTAGCTCTACCCCGTCACCTCTCATGCAGAGTGGGGAGAATCTCCAGTGCGGGCAAGGCAGTGTGCCCATGGGTTCCAGAAACAGAATTTTACAGTTAATGCCTCAACTCAGTCCAACCCCATCAATGATGCCCAGTCCTAATTCTCATACTGCAGGCTTCAAAGGGTTTGGACTAGAAAGTGTGCCAGAAAAGCGACTGACAGACCCTGGGCTGAGTAGCTTGAGTGCCCTGAGTACGCAAGTAGCCAATCTTCCCAATACTGTCCAGCACATGTTACTTTCTGATGCCCTGACACCTCAGAAAAAGACTTCCAAGAGACCCTCCTCAACTTCTAAGAAAGCAGACAGCTGCACAAACTCCGAAGGTTCCTCACAGCCTGAAGAACAACTGAAGTCCCCTATGGCAGAGTCACTGGATGGAGGCTGCTCCAGCAGTTCTGAGGATCAAGGTGAGAGAGTGAGGCAGTTAAGTGGCCAGAGCACCAGCTCTGACACCACCTACAAGGGTGGAGCCTCAGAAAAAACTGGCTCTTCACCAGCACAAGGTGCTCAGAATGAACCACCCAGACTCAGTAGCAGTCCTGCAGCAAGAGAAGAGGCTGCCTCACCAGGTGCCAAGGATACACCATTGTCATCTGAGGGCAACACAAAAGTCAATGAGAAGACAGTTGGGGTGATTGTCTCCCGGGAAGCTATGGCAGGTCGTGTAGAAAAGACAGGTGGACAAGAAAAAGGCTCCCAAGAGGATGATCCTGCAGCGACTCAGAGGCCACCTAGCACTGGCGGGACAAAGGAAACCAGCCACACGTCACTTCCACAGCCTGAGCCTCCAGGGGGAGGGAGCAAAGGAAACAAGAATGGAGATAATAACTCAAACCATAATGGAGAGGGAAACGGCCAGAGTGGGCACTCTGCAATGGGCCCTGGTTTTACAGGCAGAACTGAGCCTAGCAAATCTCCTGGAAGCCTTCGCTATAGTTACAAAGATAGTTTTGGGCCAGCAATGCCACGAAATGTCGGTTTTCCTCAGTATCCTACAGGACAAGAAAAGGGGGATTTCACTGGCCATGGGGAACGGAAGGGTAGAAATGAGAAGTTTCCCAGCCTCTTACAGGAAGTGCTCCAGGGTTACCACCACCATCCTGACAGGAGATATTCTAGGAGTGCTCAGGAGCATCAGGGGATGGCCAGTGGCCTAGAAGGAGCCACAAGGCCCAATGTTTTGGTTAGTCAAACCAATGAATTAGCTAGCAGGGGTCTTCTGAATAAAAACATTGGGTCCCTATTAGAAAACCCCCACTGGGGCCCCTGGGAGAGGAAGTCCAGCAGCACAGCTCCTGAAATGAAACAGATCAATTTGGCTGACTATCCAATTCCCAGAAAGTTTGAAATAGAGCCTCAGTCATCAGCCCATGAACCAGGGGGTTCTCTCTCTGAAAGAAGATCAGTGATATGTGATATCTCCCCACTGAGACAGATTGTCAGAGACCCAGGGGCTCACTCACTGGGACACATGGGTGCTGACACCAGAATTGGGAGGAATGAACGTCTCAATCCGAGTTTAAGTCAGTCAGTCATTCTTCCAGGTGGGCTGGTGTCCATGGAAACAAAGCTGAAATCTCAGAGTGGGCAGATAAAAGAGGAAGACTTTGAACAATCCAAATCTCAAGCTAGTTTCAACAACAAGAAATCTGGAGATCACTGCCATCCCACTAGCATCAAACATGAGTCTTACCGAGGCAATGCCAGCCCTGGATCAGCAGCCCACGATTCCATGTCAGACTATGGCCCACAACAGGACAGCAGACCCACACCCATGAGGCGGGTCCCTGGCAGAGTTGGTGGCCGAGAAGGCATGAGGGGTCGGTCCCCTTCTCAGTATCATgatttttcagaaaaattaaagatGTCCCCTGGGaggagcagaggcccagggagcgACCCTCATCACATGAACCCACACATGACCTTTTCAGAGAGGGTCAACAGGAGTTCTTTACACACTCCCTTTTCTCCCAACTCAGAAAGCCTGGCCTCTGTTTATCATACAAACACTCGGGCTCATGCTTATGGGGACCCTAACACGGGTTTGAATTCTCAGCTCCATTATAAGAGACAGATGTACCAACAGCAACAAGAAGAATATAAAGACTGGAGCAGCAGTTCTGCTCAGGGAGTAATTGCAGCAGCACAGCACAGACAGGAGGGACCACGGAAGAGCCCAAGGCAACAGCAGTTTCTTGACAGAGTACGGAGCCCtctgaaaaatgataaagatggTATGATGTATGGCCCACCAGTAGGGACTTACCATGACCCCAGTAGTCAGGAAGCTGGGCGCTGTCTCATGTCTAGTGATGGTCTCTCTAACAAAGGCATTGAATTGAAGCATGGTTCTCAGAAGTTACAAGAATCTTGTTGGGACCTTTCTCGGCAAACTTCTCCAGCAAAAAGCAGTGGTCCTTCAGGAATGTCCAATCAAAAAAGATATGGACCACCCCATGAAACTGATGGACATGGACTGGCTGAGTCCACACAGTCATCCAAACCTAGTAATGTTATGCTGAGGCTGCCGGGTCAAGAGGATCATTCTCCTCAAAACCCCTTAATCATGAGGAGGCGTGTCCGTTCTTTTATCTCTCCCATTCCCAGTAAAAGACAGTCACAAGATGTGAAGAACAGTAACACTGAAGATAAGGGGCGCCTCTTTCCCCCATCAAAAGAAGGCACTGAAAAATCATTCAATTCCTATGCCCATCTTTCTCACAGTCAGGATATCAAGTCTCTTCCTAAGAGGGATTCCTCCAAGGACCTTCCAAGTCCAGATAATAGAAACTGCCCTGCTGTTACCCTTACAAGCCCTGCTAAGACCAAAATACTGCCCCCACGAAAAGGTCGGGGATTGAAATTAGAAGCTATAGTTCAGAAGATTACATCTCCAAATATTCGGAGGAGTGCATCCTCGAACAGTGCAGAGGCTGGGGGAGACACAGTTACTCTCGATGACATACTATCTTTGAAGAGTGGACCTCCCGAAGGTGGGAGTGTTGCTGTCCAAGAAGCTGagatagagaagagaaaaggtgAGATGGTATCTGACCTAGTCAGTCCAACAAATCAGGAACTGAACATTGAAAAGTCTCTTCCAAAGTCTTCAGAAGAGTGGCGCTGCAGTGGAGACGACAAAGTGAAGACAGAGGCACATCCAGAAGCAGTTGCTGCTGGAAAGGAACCCCCTGGTACCATGACATCCGCAACCTCACAGAAGCCTAGTAGTAACCAAGGGAGACCAGATGGTTCCCTGGGTGGGACAGCACCTTTCATCTTTCCTGACTCAAAGAATGTATCTCCAGGGAGCATATTGGCCCCTGAGGCAAACCCCAAGGCTGAAGAGAAGGAGAATGATACAGTGACAATTTCACCCAAACAAGAGGGTTTCCCTCCAAAGGGTTATTTCCCATCAGGAAAGAAGAAGGGGAGACCCATTGGTAGTGTGAATAAGCAAAAGAAACAACAgcagccaccaccaccaccaccaccaccaccaccacagccTTCTCAGATACCAGAAGGTTCTGCAGACGGAGAGCCAAAGCCTAAAAAGCAGAGgcaaaggagggagagaagaaagccTGGGGGGCAGCCGAGGAAGCGGAAAACCAAACAAGCAGTTCCCATTGTAGAACCTCAAGAACCTGAGATCAAACTAAAGTATGCCACCCAACCACTGGATAAAACTGATGCCAAGAACAAATCTTTTTTCCCTTATATCCATGTAGTAAATAAGTGTGAACTTGGAGCCGTTTGTACAATCATCAATGCTGAAGAAGAAGAACAGACCAAATTGGTGAGAGGTCGGAAGGGTCAGAGGTCACTGACCCCTCCACCCAGCAGCACAGAAAGCAAGGCGCTCCCAGCTTCATCCTTTATGCTGCAGGGACCTGTTGTGACAGAGTCTTCTGTTATGGGGCaccttgtttgctgtctgtgtggCAAGTGGGCCAGTTACCGGAACATGGGCGACCTCTTTGGACCCTTTTATCCCCAAGATTATGCAGCCACTCTTCCGAAAAATCCACCTCCTAAGAGGGCCATGGAAATGCAGAGCAAAGTTAAGGTACGGCACAAAAGTGCTTCTAATGGCTCCAAGACGGACactgaggaggaggaagagcagcagcaacagcagaaGGAGCAGAGGAGCCTGGCTGCCCACCCCAGGTTTAAGCGGCGACACCGCTCGGAAGACTGTGGTGGAGGCCCTCGGTCACTGTCCAGGGGGCTCCCTTGTAAAAAAGCAACCACCGAGGGCAGCAGTGAAAAGACTTCTTTGGACTCAAAACCCACCGTGCCCACCACTTCAGAAGGTGGCCCTGAGCTGGAGTTACAAATCCCTGAACTACCTCTTGACAGCAATGAATTTTGGGTCCATGAGGGTTGTATTCTCTGGGCCAATGGAATCTACCTGGTCTGTGGCAGGCTCTATGGCCTGCAGGAAGCGCTGGAAATAGCCAGAGAGATG